From the Rattus norvegicus strain BN/NHsdMcwi chromosome 15, GRCr8, whole genome shotgun sequence genome, the window CCAAGGGCCTTCTCTCTAAGTCTTTGCTGGGGCAATTACCCCTCCCCAGCTGCATTTCAGCCAGTTCCAGGTGGGAGCCACAAGCTCACTTCCTGCTCTGTGTCAGGGTAGTGAGTGAACCATGAAGCTCACTGTGGGGAACTTGTCATAGCTAAACATGAAGCATTTAACAGTCTCCAGCCTCAGGCATGCACCAAGTGGCCAGGCTCTCTGAGTGACAAGAAACCTCTGATGTTCCCAGGTCTAGTGAGGCAGTTTCCTGGGGCCTCCCAACCCTTCTGTAAACTTTTGTTGCCCAAGGGAACATGTTGACCTTCGGGTTGACCTCAGGAATGGAAATCTCCCTGGGGAGCCACTGCAGAGTGATGGCCCTACGATTCTTGCAGGTAATAGAGCCCATTGTAGCCTCAGATTAATCTCCTGAACAGACAGTGGCTACAGAGGATTCTGTGAAGGTTACTGCTTTCTTTGTAGTCTGGGTATTCATCtcctgaagaagctgaagggacttCAAGAGCCTCCCATGGGTTCCTACAGAGCCCACATTGTCTTCCACTCCATCAAGTTCCAAATCTTCCAGTCTACTTTTCCACCACTCACTGAACCCCTGATCAGACAGCAGTGTCTAGGAGCGTTAGTGCATGGGTCACTTTCAAGATCCAATCCTGTGTTTAGTCTCCTGCTAGATAAATGATTTGGaacattttcttaaatttctttcttttatttttttttaaaaaagatgtaaggagctgaagaggtggttcagtggttaaagcacttgctactcttggaGGTGACCAGGGTCGGGTTCCCAACACCCGTACTGAATTGTTGATGACTACCTGTAACTGCATTCCAGGGCTtctcctgccctcttctggccactccCATTATctgtacacacatggtgcacatgcagacacacacacacacacacacacacacacactctctctctctctctctctctctctctctctctctctctcaaataaatgaaaaataactttTGAAAAATGAGGTGAGTAGAAAACTACACTAGTTTCCCAGGGTTACCATCCCAGAGTGCCACAGGCTGGACAGCCTCCACAGCAAAAATGGCCTCCTCACAGTTTGAGAGACAGGAGTTCTGAATCAAGATGCCAATGGGTGGCTTCTCCTGACGACCATCTCTCTCCTTAGAATTCAGGTGGTCCCTTTGCGGGATCCTCATGTGATCCTTCTCTATGTTTGTGTGTTCCTCCCTTCTGCCCTGGTTTGTCTTCTCCATCTGTATCTCCTCCAACATCTGGCTTGCCGTCAAACAGTTGAAGTAACAGTTCCATGGGTTGGAGAGTCCACCAGCTTTACCCAAAGAAAAGATGCGGTGTAGCCTGCCAAATCCTCCATCAATTAACAACAATATGTCCAGCATTACAACTGAGTTTAATGAGTTCTACAGGTTGAAGACAGGTCTTGTCTGATACCTGTACCATGGGCTCTTGAGCCCATGGAGGATAAAGGTCACTGTCTGGTGAACTTTCAGAGAGAAAACTATTTCCTGCCTGGAGTCTTATGAGCCTGGCTTTTCTCAGCTCTTCTATGTAATGGAATAAGGCCTTTGGCCTCCACCAGTTTTGATAAAGGCTAAAGCCTTGGGTAGAGCTGGAAAACTTTTGGTGATGTGCTCAACTACTAAGTGGTGGGAATGAGGGTTTGGACATCTCCAGACTGCCCTCTTTTCTCTACAATTCTTATTCTGTATGGGTAAAAGGTCATTTTTACACCCCATACCTGCCTGACAGTCCCATTCCCAGGTTCCAGCCAGATGTATGCCTTTTGACCTAGAGGCCTATTTGTACTTCCAAAGACAAAGCAGGTCATTCTAGGGCCCAAGGAGCCAATAGCTAAAAAGTAGAACAGGTTCCTCCATTGAAGCAGGCCAATGGCCTTCATTACAAATGACCTTGAGAActtaacaaaaacaaagccagctGTCAGAAGAACAACATGGAGACAGAGTCAGCAAGCAGTACCAGGTAGCGGGGAGAATGCCACCCTATTTTTGCATGGTCACTGGTCCTTGGGATAATCTGGGGCAGGGCTCTAAACTCCTGCAGCTTTGTAGCGAGAGGGTTAAGGAGTGTGTATGAGGAACTCCCTTCTATAAGCCATGTCGCGATTCCAGACTTTACTGTCAGAAATGACTGTGGTTGTGAGTTGAGACCAGGGCTGCCTGTCATCGTTCAGCACTCCCCACAGCTCTGCTTCTTCATCATCCCATATGACCATTTCCCGAGCCTTCTTTATAAGCCAGTGAGGATGCTGTGCAATGTTTGAAGACCGTCTGCACCATGCTCTTCAGAGAACACCCAGAATCCTCCTCCAAGAGCTAGGCTATGTCTGGTCACAGAGACAGCAGCTTTTGGTGCCACAAGGGGTGAGACAAGAGCAGAGCCCCAGAACCACAGCAGTAGGTGGGGAGGAGGCACGGGCAATGGGGAGCCAAGGGGGTGGAGTGTGGAATATGCCTGTTGCTGAAGATTGGTGTACACGGaaagtcctgtactcagaaccgAGATGATGTTGCCACACTCAGAATGGTAAAGTTAAAACCGAGAAGGCCAAAGGCTATCCTGCTCCGACACCCCAACTCCATTCAAAGTCATACTTAGAATTAAGCAAATTGAGGCTGTGTTCTGGTCAAGGCTGAGCTGGTTTTCCATTCCCTATCAGGTCAGCATTCATGCTCTTCTGAGTGGAAAATAATAGGGGCTGTAGTTCTCACGCTGTTAAAAGGAACACGAAACCAGGCCTTCCTCCTACCTAGATTTCATAAACACTCCCTTTGACAGTCAGGTCTTGACAATTCCCAGCAGGTGCTTAAATGTTGGCATCAAGAAACGAGTTCAGTGCTAATGTATTCCTTTACTCAGGACTTGGGTGAGgtggaagcaggcagatctctgtgagtttgaggccagtctggtctacaaaacgagttcaaggacagtcagggctgttacacagaggaaacgagttcaaggacagccagggctgttacacagaggaaacgagttcaaggacagccagggctgttacacagaggaaaccatgtcttgaaaaacaaacacgcaaacaataaataaatgaactcaGGGTCTAGGAAGATGGTTCAGTCAATAAAGTATTTATCACGAAAGCATTACGACTTTGATTTGATCCTCAGctccacataaaaagccagagtTGCTCTAGAGACAAGTGGATCCTTAGCTAGCCAGCCAGACTAGCCTTCTTGGTAATTCCGgatcccagtgagagaccctgtttctcAAAACATAAAGTGTACTGCTCTTCAGTAATGTGACCCAAAGCtgacctctgatctctacatgctCATGCCCATGCACatctacacacagagacatgaatacacacaccacatatctgCGGGcacacaaacaaaaggaaatgagTTCAGCTCTTAGAACTCTAGAGATTGAGTGAGGCAGGATGATTCAGAGTCCCAGGCTAACCGGAGCTACagtagtgagtttgagaccagcctacaTCTATTTAGAAACACCTCAATCCAAggtaagaagaaagaagggagacagggaaggcaGCCAGGCTAGTCAGGTAGCAGTAGAGCCACAGGATGTTGGGAAGTTCCTTGGAGTGTCCCAGGGGACTAAGTCTGGTAGAAGCTTCAATGGTAAGACTTCCTGCTCCCTGCCCTCTGGAAATCCACAGCCAAGTCAAGTGCCTCCTATGAGGACCTGCTTTTTCTACTCCAGCCTAACAGCCAGAACACAACCCTGCTCTGAAGGCTTGGTCCACAaaccatgtgtgcatgtgtgctcccTAGCATGCAGACAAATGCCCTGTGTGTAGGATAAGCAGGCAGGGTGCGCAAGCATCCATTCTAGAACTTTCTGGAGAAGTTGAAGGAAAATCCACCATCACTGCTCTCAAGATCTTATTTTGATTGGTTTCCATGGAGAAAATGGGTTCATGCCTTATGGCTCCTGTTCATACTTTGAATCTTTATTGATATGACAATAGCAGTACATGCTCTTGGTGGCAGCCAAGTATCCAGATGTTCAGTGCTCTCTGTGTTGCCTACATGCTGGGGTTGCTATGGCACCTGCCATAATCTTTTACAGTATGAGACCaagagaggaggtgggaagggagactTGTCAGATGGGCAGGATCTGAATTCTGGGGCCAGAAAGCAGAGGGACTTTGGTTCCTCTTTGAAGCTTGGGTTGTTGTGAGGTGGTGTGCTGGACCCAAGACATCTTTCTTAGAACCTTGAGTGCCTGGATATGACCTTAATGCTGGCAGGTAGCATAGTGCTGAGTTTATCTTGAAAGACAGAAATAGTGTCATGCTTTGAGAACAGTTTGTTAAGGAGACTGTCAATGAGAGGACAGCCAGTCCTCCAGGTCTGAGTTTTAGGAAGGACCACACAATGGCGTGCTGAATGCTAACTCAGGCTATGCACGAGGAATTCAGGGGTGATGGGAGGATCCTGTGTAAGAGGACATTGTTAGACAGTGCTTGGTGAGTGACTGTTTGTTTGTGGGTGGATACATCAATGACCATAACCATCAGCCATCATTACCTTTTCATCTGATTCGTCCACAAATATCAATTTAGCAGAGTTAGAGAGAAAACTGCTCTGAGAAAATCGAGTGCCTTCAGGGGTCAGAGGCATCCAAGCTCACAGAATCTGTGAGTATTGGAGGATTTGCTGGAGATGAACCACAGAGGCCCTGGAACACATCACAAAACCCATGAGGGGAAGGAGTACTCCCAAAGCAGGAGGTAGCTGCTAGCCTGGGagggaaaccagaaaaagaagcaCAGCCCAGCAAGGAAAGACCACAGAGGACTTGGGTAAGGGCTACTGAGAAAGCAAGTGCATGGCGAAGGTCAACAGAGTGACACAGGTGACCAGCTATGGGGGACAACACCCCAAGATGGGTTTAGGTGGCAGATTAAGGGAAAGGCCGAGTGGGAGACCAGGTTTGGGACCTTGAGTGAGCCACCCAGCattttcccagaaaaaaaaaagggttgtgGGAGGAGCTTGAGCTAGGGCAACTGTCAGTGGTTTCCACAAACCCAAGATCACTTCTGTAGGTTCTTGTGACTTCTGAGCATCCACAGGCAGTAAGGACCCCCTTTAGGTGGAGAGTGACTAGGCCTGCTCACTGCAGATGTCGCCCTCATTCTCCAACTCCAGGTCAAACAGGGCCTCTCCACTCTACAGTCCTGAGCCTCAAGACTCTCAAATTGCCAATAGGGTTGTTAAAACAGATTTCAGGCACCCACGGCTGTCAGTGTAGAAAGCAGCTGGGACTCAGGTCCAGTGCCtgattttgtgtttatttctccctcctccttagATTGCAGTGTGTGTGGGCGTCTCCTCAGCCAGCAGTCCGGCTGTGCCCATAGTAGATATCCGAGGTTTTAACTGTGTGGGTTTGTGTCTTTTTGGCAGGTGTCTCCTCTGTGACTTCCCTGATGTCCCTGGCTTGGGTGCTAGCTTCCTATCACAAGCTGCTGCGGGACTCCAGGGACGACAAGAAGAGCATGAGTTACAGAGGGGCCCTCATCCACCTCTTCTGGCGCCTCTTCACCATCTCATCCCGAGTTATCTCTTTCGCCCTCTTTGCTTCCATCTTCCAGCTGTATTTCGGGATCTTCGTGGTGGTGCACTGGTGCGCCATGGCCTTCTGGATCATCCATGGTGGGACAGACTTCTGCATGTCCAAGTGGGAGGAGATCCTCTTCAACATGGTGGTAGGGATCGTGTACATTTTCTGCTGGTTTAACGTCAAGGAAGGGCGGACTCGATATCGAATGTTCGCATACTATACGATAGTCTTGACCGAGAATGCTGCCTTGACGTTCCTTTGGTATTTTTACAGAAATCCGGAGAGCACTGACTCCTATGCCGTGCCAGCACTGTGTTGTGTCTTCGTTAGCTTTGTGGCTGGGATTACGCTCATGCTCTTATACTATGGCGTGTTGCATCCCATGGGGCCGCGGGCTAAGGTCTTTGCCAGCTCCTGTTGTGCCGAGCTGCTCTGGGGCATCCCTTTGCCCCCTGATGTTGAGCCTATGGCACCTCAGACCCCTGGGTACCGGGGGACCCAGGTCACGCCCACCAGAGCCGTGACGGAACAGCAGGAGGACCTCACGGCTGATACTTGCCTGCCCGTATTCCAAGTGAGACCCATGGGGCCCTCTACCCCCTCAGGGCGTCCTTACCACCCAGAAGGGCCCCTGATTAAGATTGACATGCCAAGAAAGCGGTACCCGGCCTGGGATGCGCACTTTGTAGACAGGAGGCTGCGGAGGACTATTAACATCCTGCAGTACGTCACCCCCACCGCAGTGGGCATTCGCTACCGAGATGGGCCTCTGCTCTATGAGCTGCTGCAGTATGAGTCTTCACTCTAGAACACCTTTATCCAGATTGAGAAGGGGACCTTAAGTTTGGTTGCGGTCAACGCCGCCTGCAAGAAATATAACCCTCCCTTCCCCAATACacagaaccaccaccaccaccgccacacCAACAACACCAACACTACAAAAAGATCAATAAGTCACATCCCCTTCAGATAAGCTTTCTTTCC encodes:
- the Xkr6 gene encoding XK-related protein 6, translated to MAAKSDGGGVGVGFAQLHNLDEAVGSGEEDGEPGGGGCGGGDGSEPGESSSLHICHCCNTSSCYWGCRSACLRSLLGKKPRRSAAAADGGDQPLQPPGAAGRHPPTPSAGRPQPASPQVERPWLDCLWIVLALLVFFGDVGTDLWLALDYYRKGDYGCFGLTLFFVLVPSLLVQSLSFRWFVQDYTGGGLGAVEGLSSRGPPMMGAGYGHGAARGGPGAGGSATPGAQRLCRLSVWIWQSVIHLLQMGQVWRYIRTMYLGIQSQRQKEHQRRFYWAMMYEYADVNMLRLLETFLESAPQLVLQLCIMIQKNSAETLPCVSSVTSLMSLAWVLASYHKLLRDSRDDKKSMSYRGALIHLFWRLFTISSRVISFALFASIFQLYFGIFVVVHWCAMAFWIIHGGTDFCMSKWEEILFNMVVGIVYIFCWFNVKEGRTRYRMFAYYTIVLTENAALTFLWYFYRNPESTDSYAVPALCCVFVSFVAGITLMLLYYGVLHPMGPRAKVFASSCCAELLWGIPLPPDVEPMAPQTPGYRGTQVTPTRAVTEQQEDLTADTCLPVFQVRPMGPSTPSGRPYHPEGPLIKIDMPRKRYPAWDAHFVDRRLRRTINILQYVTPTAVGIRYRDGPLLYELLQYESSL